A stretch of DNA from Acomys russatus chromosome 4, mAcoRus1.1, whole genome shotgun sequence:
ttatttattcactttacatcctggtaacAACTCTTAAGTCATGAGGATCTAACACCCAGGATCTACTAAAGTGGATAATTCTGATTATATCCAAAATTGTTTAAAACAGCACAAATATTGACATTATTACAGAGTTTATAACTTTGatacaaaagaatatatgtaGAAAATCTTTAGtcagagaaatgaataaatacttaGTTTAAATACTCAGAAAAGTATCATTAGGTCAGTTTCTATTCAttgatttttgaattttattcatCTACAAGCCCAAGTTAGCATTTTATATGATAATTGCCACCAAGttaaaactagagttacagataagGTATTAGAAGTGTCTATAGAATGTAGGCCCTCTAAAATAGTTACAATACTACTGtgcaaaggaagaggaagcatagAATAGGATCAGGTTTCTGGAAAACAGTCAACATGGCTAATACATTCTTTGCATCTACATATCCCATAGTTACTAAATAGATGTAATGTCAATTTGCAGGAACTGTatcaagtattttaaagaaaggtgattttatatatatttacacaaaaaCGTACACATACACTTGTCCTAAACATAGTGTTCAGTTAAACAATAAAATCCTTGCCTAAAATAGTACAAACAATATggttttaaaacatacattaaaatatacagaaaagacTGCATTCCTAAGTATCATTTgacttcaaatactataaaaGCTTGCTTATTTCTCTTTTACTCTTTAAAACACAATATTAAGTGTATTAATTTtacaagaaaaatggaaataatagtttaagaacaaagccaaaaataatgaaaaataaataacatatgaatttttaaaaatatacttagtaTATTAATCGTGCCAAACATGGGTTAATAGTAATAGAGtaaagggaatagggtaaaagaggaaggatacaagtgagaggacaacaattgaaatgtaatctaaataaattaataaaaaacaaaaatagtaatagAGTAATAAAACCATTCATCCATGATTCTgaataataacaatataaaacttattttttaaaatgttactttttcATTGGCCAATTGTGTTCTGAAAGTTTGTGTAGTCATCTTGCAACAAATTTCTAtcttaaaaaatacatgaaatattaCATTTCTCTCATCCATGTAAATTATTCTAGAAGACacataactggatttttttttaaaaatctatgctaGTAATTTTCAGCATTACAAGAAACTAAATTTAGAAAGAGAATTCTGATTATCAAAATGTTCATGGAACACAGACCTATGGGTCAGGATGCCAGTGTAATTTCATTGGAGAGTCTGGTAATCTCTAGAAGGTATATGTCTTTATCTGTAACATACAGAATCTTAACTAATACCATGCTTCTACAGCAAATTGATGTTACCTAACATATTTAGAACTTTCTTTCCACCCTAATGCTTCTGAATCCTTATAAAAATGGGAAGATGGATGTCATTGTGATGATAATTTGAGAGTTTCTGTGGTTCACCTGCTCCATTTCATCAGTGTAGAGCActgaaataaaaggaataaaagaatacctaaaattgaaaaatcacaaagaaattaCAGAAGGTGAAAGAAAATGGGAAGACTTCTGCCATCCAGACTGTGTATTTTCTATTACTGATCAATATAAGCACTCTGCCTCTCCTTGGATCTAAGTAATAGCTGTTCATTGAAATTTTAACTTTACATCCTTGCAAGGTTGACAATCAAAAGCATCCTCTGCTTACATGcttatgtaatttattttcttcttttaagctATATAGATGACCAACAGGTAAGTGACTAAATGAGAAAGCACATAATAGATAGATGAAATGCTGTTCATTTCAAGAGACTACAAATTTTCACAATTAAAGGATTGTCAAGTTTAGTTGTTAAAGTTCGAGATTAGTATTTTGAGTACTAAAACTGAAATAGATGTTAATTTTCAAAGTTTAGGTTAGAATATGAGCTGTCTTGTTCTTTGGCTACGACTTCGACCTATATTTGCAATGTTAGCTCAATAATCAGTTTGGTTGAATAAATACATTCTAAAATAAAGTCTGGTTAACAAAATATTGTGACTCTGTTTTACATAGCAGTCTCAAGCTGAgtattctttttgtgtgttttgtacaGCTTCCCTCCAACAATGCTTTTGTTCAACATCTTCCttacagctttaaaaatattgtagtTCAATGACGTCACAGAAATGGGTCTGCTAATGATAAAAGGAGTCATTATACATGCTGCAAGGAATAATATCTCATCATAATTTTTGTACTGAAATTCAATGTACTTTTTATCTGGTCCAAAATATGAGCCTCATTTTTACGATGGTGTGATATGATTACTAGTGACACATTTACATCATTTTTAGTAGACTGATGGTCAGAAACTCCCTTCCAGGTGAAATCACACACATTTTTAAGCTTTCTCATCGCGGTCTTGCTTCCTCGCTGCACTCCTGTAAAGGGAACTTTCTGATAGATCGTATGTAAAATAGTCACACCGGATGCTTCCCTTCATGGGGAGTTTTTCTTGGCTCCTGAGCTTTCACTTTGGGCAGTGATGTTTCTCAAAGCTGACAAAGACCCCTCTTTgcatttattcttttctgttttagatATAGATGTTAACTTTCAGTGTGCATATCAGATTTGTCTAGTGAAGTTATTTTCCATATCAGTctaatggacttttttttttgtctgtaggCTGTTTCTAATGACACACTGAATAAAATGGCTAGAGGTAATCAGTCCCTGGAATCAGAATTTGTGCTTTTGGGACTTACCCACTCACAGAATCTTCAGGTCTTACTCTTCATAATATTTTTTCTGCTTTATATGCTCATTGTGTCTGGGAATACCGTTGTCATGTTCTTAATCATCACTGACCAGAATCTCCATTCTCCCATGTACTTCTTTTTGGCCAACCTGTCCTTTGTTGATATGTGGCTTTCTTCAGCAACCACTCCTAAGATGATCACTGACTTTCTCCAGGAAAAAAAGGTCATTTCCTTTGCAGGCTGCATGTGTCAGGTCTTCTTTGACCATTGTGTTGGTGCAGTAGAGATGGTGTTGTTGGTAGTGATGGCTTATGACCGCTACGTGGCCATCTGCAAACCGCTCCACTACTTCACCATTATGAACCTGAGAAGATGCACTGGGCTGGTGTTGACTTCTTGGGCAATCGCCTTTGTGCATGCCATGAGTCAGCTTTTGGCAGTTGTGCGGCTGCCTCTCTGCGGCCACCTGGAAATTGACAGTTTCTTCTGTGACATACCACTAATTATCAAGTTAGCCTGCATGGATTACCATGATTTGGACATTTACATGAATGCTGACTGTGGGGTCGTGGTTGTAACCTGCTTTATTCTGTTGCTCATATCCTACACAAACATCCTTGTCACTGTTCGCCAGAGCTCTAAAGCTGGTGCCTCTAAGGCCCTGTCCACGTGCACTGCCCACATCACAGTGGTGATGATCTTTTTTGTGCCCTGCATCTTCATCTATGTGTGGCCCCTCAATATCACCTGGATGGACAAATTTCTTGCTGTATTTTATACTGTTTTTGCACCTCTCCTAAATCCAGCCATTTATacactgagaaataaagaaatgaaaaatgctctaaagaaattaaaaaactatCTCATGAATCACAAGGGAAATACTTAATGCCAAGAAAATTCactgtaaacatttaaaattgataatttgggaattaattttgtatctacaTTTGGTTACAATCTTCTGACATGTAATAAGCTTAATTAAATTTTAGAGATTTAACACTTTGATCTTATAAAACATTGTAAATTATGATTTTCAAATGGCCCTTCCACCTGAGAAAATTATTGAcgttattattatatatttaataatattaaaaatgtaaatttattcgTCAGGTTCATAGACAGCTTTTTGTAGAATTTGTAAAATTTACTTAAATATCATTCtaacaaaatcaaatatattctctttaatttttatttaagatagtttacatatacatttatattattccacatatatacaataaactacatatagcaagaagagccatgacacaatcaggaagtaAATAAATTCTGCGTTCTTAGGGTTttttggctatttggatttgacagccttgaagataacatctttcctgtcttgatgtatctcaaattctgaatgtaaattaatctccatcacatcttgtcattatcaacttaaaacatct
This window harbors:
- the LOC127188591 gene encoding olfactory receptor 4K14-like, translated to MARGNQSLESEFVLLGLTHSQNLQVLLFIIFFLLYMLIVSGNTVVMFLIITDQNLHSPMYFFLANLSFVDMWLSSATTPKMITDFLQEKKVISFAGCMCQVFFDHCVGAVEMVLLVVMAYDRYVAICKPLHYFTIMNLRRCTGLVLTSWAIAFVHAMSQLLAVVRLPLCGHLEIDSFFCDIPLIIKLACMDYHDLDIYMNADCGVVVVTCFILLLISYTNILVTVRQSSKAGASKALSTCTAHITVVMIFFVPCIFIYVWPLNITWMDKFLAVFYTVFAPLLNPAIYTLRNKEMKNALKKLKNYLMNHKGNT